The Geomonas agri genome contains the following window.
TGCGCCAGTGGAGACTCGTTGGCCCCGAACAGGAGCACCGCCGAAGCGCCCAGGGAACCGATAAGCAGGGGATGGCCTAGCAGGATGGTCAGTTCGCTGATGACGAGGAGGGCGCCCATGGCGCTGACAAAGCTCCAGGCCGCGTAGCGCAGCGTCATCGGGGAGCGTGTACCGCGAATGGGGGCCCGGCAGCGCCGCGGCACCCGCGCCAGCCTCTTGCGGATGGCGACCTTCCTCCGCATCACCACGGAAAGGCGTCGTTTCAAAACAGTTCCTCCGGTATCAAATGAAAAAGGGGCGGCGCCCAGGCGCCGCCCCCGTAATGGCAAGGCTACTTACCCGCGAATGGATCCTTTATCTCCTGTTCCGGCTTGAACATCAGCTTCTTCACGCCGCGGTTGTTGAGATATTTCGCCAGCTCAAGGTCAACCTTGGCGGGCACGTCCACCCCCGCCTTGACCAGCAGCTCCCGCAACAGCCGCTCGGCTGCCGCCGCGTGCGACATGGCGTCACCCAGGACGCGCTGCGCCTCGCCGGGGTTGTGGAAGCCAACCGAGTTTTCGGCCCCGATGAAGACCACGCGGTAGAAGGCCTCTTCGTAATGGTCCTTGGCCTGGGCGTAGAGCGTTTCATCAAGCTTCTTGCCGAAGGCGCGTGCCTTGTTGGCCATCTCGAACAGCTTGGCGTCGGTAGCGGTGGCGTAACCGGAGCGGATGAACTGCGACATGACCCGGTCCTGGATGGCGAAGATCTTCTCTCGCATTTGCGCCGGCGACTCGTCATGGCACTGCTTGCACGCCTTCAGGTCGTTCTTGAGCGGGCTCATGATGCGGTGATCGGAGACTTTGTCCTTACCCTCTCCGGTGGACGGCATGTGGCAATCGGCACAGGTGACGCCAGCCTGCCAGTGCACGCTGTTATTGGAGAAAAGCTCGAACTCGGGGTGACGGATGAAGGCGAGCTTGAAGCCGGTGACGCTCTGGGTCCACTCCCCGCTCGGCTTGTTACTCCTGAGCTTCTTGATGATGTTCTCGATGGTGATGCCCCCCCACTTGCTGCCGTCCCAGGGGAAGAAGACGTCGGTGGACTTCATGTCGGCGTCCTTGGGAATGCTGTAGGTGACGTGGCACTGGGCGCAGGCGAGGGTCCTCAGATCCTGCTTAGTCAGCTTGGACTGGTCGACGCCCAGCTTCTCCAGCCCCTTGCCCAGGGTGAAGCCGCGGGAAATTTTGAGCGACATGTCGCGGTTGTCATGACAGTCGATGCAGGCAACGCCGAGGGTCTGGTCACCCTTGGGGATCTTGCCGCGGATTTCCTGGTAGGGCTTGGCGAAGTAGTCTTTGCCGAGCTGCCTCTGCAGCGTCGGGGCATAGGGGGTCTTGCAGGTCAGGCAGGAGCCGCCCGCCTTGTAGCGACCGGGATCGACCTCGAGCTGGTCCTGGATCATGTAGAAGTGTCCGCGCGGCTCCTTGTACTCGGTCCCGAAGGCCCAGCCGTTGTACAGCAGCGCGAGGAAGGGGTACTCGTCGATCTTGTCCGGGTTCTCCTCGCCGACGTCCCACCCTTTCTTGTACCTGCTCTTGCCGGCCGGGGTCGGCTCGGAGGTCTGCTTCCAGAGCTGGTACTGCTTCGGGTAGAGCTTGCCCCACTCGGCCGGGTCAACGGTCCCGTCCGCAATGGCCGGGCGCACCTCGGAAACCTCGATCTTCTTCGGGGAGCAGCCGGCTCCCGCCAGGGCCACCCCCGCCACCGCCATGACGACACATCCTCGCAGCATCTTCATCACATTCTCCTCTGTTCTGATTTCCCGCCTTGCGCGGCAGCCGCCGACACGGGTAACGATCTAGATTACCTTGAGCAGGGACCGTGCCACGGTGACATTCAGCCATAAATCATGAGAATTCCATTGTCTTGAGAAGACATCGGAAGGAGCAACGGTGGCGGATGGGTAACGCGACGTTACCTACTGGTAACGCTTCATCTTCTTCCAGAGGGTTTTGCGTGAAATACCCAGGAGGCGCGCGGCCTCTGCGCGCCGATTGCCGGTGGCGGCCAGCGCCTGCTCGATTAACTCGGCCTCCCGGTCGTCGAGCTTGCAGGAAAGGACCGACCCTTGGGCAGTAGAGGACAGTGGCGTTGCGGTTTGCGTAGGCAACACAAGGTGGCCGAATTCGGCGGGGAGGTCGGCGATGGTGAGGGTGTCGCCGGTGCACAGCGCGGTGGCGCGTTCCATGGCGTTCTTGAGTTCCCTGACGTTGCCGGGGTAGCGGTGGCTCAAGAGTGCCTCCTTGGCCTCCCGGGAGAGCCTCAGCTCCGGCCGCCCCATCTCGGTAGCGAAACGGGACAAAAAGACGCCGGCAAGCGGCAGGATGTCCTCCAGGCGTTCCCGCAAGGGGGGGAGCTCGATCGGGATCACGTTGAGGCGGTAGAAGAGGTCCTCGCGGAACTGCCCGGCGGCGACGTCCTGGCGCAGGTCGCGGTTAGTGGCTGCCACGATGCGCACGTCGACCTGGATCTCGCGGCTGCCGCCGATGCGCTCCACGGTCTTCTCCTGCAGGACGCGCAAAAGCTTGGCCTGGGCCGACAGGGGGAGCTCGCCGATCTCGTCCAGGAACAGGGTGCCGCGGTGGGCCTGTTCGAACTTCCCCTTGCGCTCCCTGAGGGCGCCGGTAAAGGCCCCCTTCTCGAAGCCGAACAGCTCGGATTCCAGCAGGTTTTCCGGAAGTGCGGCGCAGTTGATCTTGACCAGGGGGGCACCGCTGCGCCGGCTCTTGCCGTGCAGTTCGCGCGCCACCAGTTCTTTGCCGGTGCCGCTTTCTCCGGTGATCAGGATGGTGGAGTCAAGCGGAGCAGTCGAGCGGATCATCTGGAAGACGGGCTGCATGGCGGGACTGCGGCCGATCATGCCGCCGAAGGAGCTTTCGCTCAACAGCTGATCGCGCAGCACCGAGTTTTCTTCCTTTAAATGTTCCCGCTCGGTGATGTCGCGGCTCACCATAAGGGTGCCGACGAAGCCGTCCTCCCCGTCCTTTATGGGATAGTAGCTGTTCTCGAAGATGCGTCCCTTGACCTCCAGGGGACGCGTGTGAAAGGCGAGGGTTCCGCTTTTGAGGCTGGCCAGGATGGCGGCGATGCGCGGCCGGGCCGGCGGCGAGTGGATGGCCAGGAGGTCGCGCCCCAGGTAGTTGGCTGCGTCGATGCCGCGGATCTGCTCGGCAGCCGCGTTGACGCAGACGATCTTGTTGGTGTGGTCGGCGAAGATGATCCCCTCGCCCATGCTGGTCAGTATGGCGCGGTACACCGCGCTGCCAGGTTCACTCTCTGTCATTGTCATCACGCCCCCGTTACCCATTGGTAACATCGATAGTAGGCGTTAGTGGCAGGAGCGCCTTGACCGAGATCAAAAACTAGTGAAAGAAGGCATGAATGACGAACAGGGTAGGCTTGGCTCTGGGTGAGAAGAGCCCCCTCCGACATCCGCCCTCCCTGGGCGGCAAAAACCTGCTCCATTTGTGACCTGTGACCATTGTCACGCCCCGTCCGTCGGGTATCGTTAGAATTCGTTAAAACATCAACCTTTCTTCCTATTCAGGCGAGAGCTGTTGCGGTGGCCGAGCCGGTACCCTCGGCGCCTGACAACCGGCAGCGCGACCTAAGGAGGCATCCCATGAGAGCCAAAAACATCGATGCAGATGTCGTGAACAGAAGATGGATGAGCGTTGCGGCGGTGGTGCTGCTCCTGGCATTGCCGCTGCTGAGAGAAGCCGGTGCCGGAGTGGTGCAACTGCCGAAGACCGGGCAAAAGACCTGCTACGACACGAGCGGGGCGCAGGTACCGTGTGCTGGGACCCGACAGGACGGGGAACTGCAGATGGGACTGGCGCCACCATCCCCGCGCTTTACCGACCACAATGACGGCACGGTCACCGACAACCTCACCGGGCTGATCTGGCTCAAGCAGGCCAACTGCTTCGGCCCCCAGCTCTGGATGGATGCGATGAGCCTGGCGAAGAACCTGCAGTCCGGTACTTGCGGCCTGTCCGACAACTCCCTGGCCGGTGACTGGCGCCTGCCCAACATCCTCGAACTTGAGAGCCTGGTGGACATCTCCAATATCAACCCGGCTCTCCCCACCGGGCATCCCTTCACTAGCGTTCAGAACACGGGTTACTTGTCTTCCACTACCAATGCTTTCCACCCGCTGCGGGCACGCTACGTCTACTTTCCAGACGGTGCGGTCAACGGCGCCAGCAAGACGACGGAACCGCATTTCGTGTGGCCGGTGCGGGGAGGACGCTAACCGACAGAGCATAACGACAGCCCCGGACGCTCGGTCGCCCGGAGGGCAGGAGGTGCCAGATGTTCAGATACGCTTTTCTGGTGTGCTTGTTGTTGCTGACCTTCGGTTGCGGGGGTGGAGGTGGCAGTGCCGGAACCGGCAGCAGTGGTGGAACCGGAGGGGGCACCACCGGAGGGGGGGCCGGAGACAACGGCACCGGCGGCACGGTGACTCCTCCGCTGCCACCCCCAGTACAGCCAACCAGCGCGGTGGTGACCCTGTCCACGTCCGGCTCACTGCAGCAAGGGACCGCCATTGCCGGCCTTACCGTCACCCTGGGTATTCCCGCCGGCGTCACCGTCGCCACCGACGCCAATGGCGCGGTGGCCGCCGGTGTGGTGACCGGGGCGGGACAGACCACGGCCCAGAACGCGGTGACACTGACGACCCTGGTCCCATCTACGGCCAGCACTGCCGGCTCGTTGCGGGTGGTACTCGCCAGCAGCGCCTCGGCCGGCTTCACGACCGGCGAGTTCGCCAAGGTCTATTGCGGTATCAACAGCGGCAGCTTTCCCAAGGCATCGGACTTCTCCACCACCGACTTCCGGGCTGTCGATCTGCGGGGGGCCACCATCACCGGCGTCTCGCCCACCGTCAGCGCGACCATACAGTAGACGCCGGGTATTTCGGCGCTCACGATTCAGGAGGCCGTCATGTGGTTCACTACGGTACTTTGCTTCTTAGTAATGACACTAGCTGCGCCCGCGGCACATGCCGCCACCATCCAGCTTCCCAGGACCGGCCAGACCCTGTGCTGGGACGTTGCCGGCACCGTGATAGACTGCGCCGGAACCGGTATGGATGGCGAAACCCAGATCGGCCACGAGTGGCCCTCGCCGCGCTTTACCGATAACGGCAACGGCACCTTGACCGACACCATGACCGGCCTGGTCTGGCTCCAGAATGCCAACTGCTTCGGCATCGTAACCTGGCAACAGGCGCTGGACGCCGCGAATTCCTTCGCCAGCGGTCCGTGCGGCCTGGCCGACGGTTCAGTGGCGGGGGCATGGCGGCTTCCCAACCGCAAGGAAATGCTGAGCATCAGCAGCCAGAACGTCTCCGACGGCGGGGCGTGGTTGAACAGCCAGGGGTTCGTGAACGGGCAGCATACCTACTATTGGACCTCGGACACCGACCTCAACTACTCCGCGGCCTACAAGTGGATCGTCCACCCAGTCGGGGCCGCCTACCCGGAAAGCTGGAATACTGATCCCCCAGTCTTAGGCCGGATGGTGATGCTGGTGCGCAACCCCGTCCAAGTCACCCTGACCGCGGCGGTTACCGACGGCAACGGCAGTATCACATCCCCCAACCCGCTCACCGTCGCCTACGGGTCGGCGGCAGCGTTCACCGTCGCACCTGACAGCGGGTACCTGCTGGCCGGCAACGTCAGCGGTACCTGCCAGCCGGGCGCCCTTAGCGGCAACGTCTATGAGGTGGCAGCCGCTACGGCGGATTGCTCGGTGAACTTCTCATTCACCCCGCAGACCTACACCGTTGCGACCAGCACCACCGGCAGTGGCACCCTCACCTGCACACCTTCAGCGTCCGCCACTTACGGCACCGCCATCTCCTGCACGGCCACCGCCACCCCCGGCAACCATGTCGCAACGGTGACCGTGGACGGTGTTACCCAGGCGACAGCAAGCGGGATCAGCTATACCTACTCCTTCGGCGCTCTGGATGCCGACCATACCCTGGCCGCGACATTCGACCTGAACAACTACCAGCTCACCTTCGCAGTCGACGGCAGCGGCAGCATCATCGGGAGCAGTAACCAGAACGTCGATCATGGCGGGACGGCATCAGCGGTCACCGCCGTCCCCGCCACAGGTTCGCACTTCGTGAACTGGACCGGAAACAACGGCTTCGCTACCACGACGACCAATCCCCTGACGGTGACCAACGTGTCCGCAGGTCTCGTGGTAACCGTGCATTTCGCTCTCGACACCCACCTGGTCACTCCGGGGAGCCCGGCCAACGGCACGCTCATCCCGTCATCGCCCCAGACGGTTGCCTACCAGGGGGTTACCACGTTCACCCTGGTCCCCGGCACCGGCTACCGGGTAGCCTCGGCCACCGGGTGCGGCGGCACCCTGGACGGCGCCACCTACACCACCGGGCCGATAACCGACGACTGCGCCATCAGCGCATCCTTCGCACCGGTGCTGTACACCATCCTCACTACCAGCGGCAGCGGGGGGAGAATCGACTGCACCCCAGGATACTCGGTCACCTACAACGGGACCGTTTCCTGTACCGCGCTGGCCGATACCGGCTATCACATCGCGAGTGTCGCGGTCGACGCCGCAGACCAGCCGGCAGCCTCCGGGACGTCCTCCTACACCTACCCATTCACGGAGGTGACGGCCAACCATGATCTGCGGGTCGTGTTCGCGGTCAATACCTACACGGTCAACTACACGGCGGGCGACCACGGCACGCTCACCGGAACCGCAACGCAGACCGTTAATTATGGCGGCAGCACCACGGCGGTTACCGCCGTCCCCGCAACCGGCTACCATTTCCTGGGCTGGATCGGCGGCAACGGTTTCAGCTCGACCCCCAATCCCCTGGTGCTGACCGGAGTGACCGGCAACGTCACCGTGACGGCCGGCTTTGGCATCGACACACACCAGATCACCCCGCTAGCCGCCGCTCATGGCGGCATCGCCCCGGCGACGGTGCAGACCGCAGAGTACGGGACCGTAGCCAGCTTCACCCTGTCGCCTGACACCGGCTACCGCGTCGCCTCCGCCAGCGGTTGCGGAGGGGTGCTCACCGGTGCGACCTACGCCACCGCCCCGGTCACCGCGGACTGCACCATCGCCGTCAACTTCGCCGCCATTTTCTACCCGTTGACCGCCACCTGCACAGATGACATGGGCACCATCAACTGTCCGGCCGAAACCGTACATGGCGGCAGCGCCACCTGCACAATGACGCCCAAGGCCGGCTTTCACCTCGCCACCCTTACCGACAACGGCAGCGATTGCCTTGGCCAGGTCGCCAACGGCAGCTACGCCTTGAGCGGCGTGACCGCCGCCCACACGGTCGCTGCAAGCTTTGCCGCCAACAGCTACACGCTGGCCGAAGTACAGACCGCCTACCGTTGGATGTTAGGGCAAGTGCAGCTCTCCGACACCGACAAGGGGCTCTTCGACGTCGCCCCGTTGGGTTCCGATGGCAGACCCGCTCCCGACGGGACCGTCGACGTCGCCGACCTGATCA
Protein-coding sequences here:
- a CDS encoding sigma-54 interaction domain-containing protein, with product MTMTESEPGSAVYRAILTSMGEGIIFADHTNKIVCVNAAAEQIRGIDAANYLGRDLLAIHSPPARPRIAAILASLKSGTLAFHTRPLEVKGRIFENSYYPIKDGEDGFVGTLMVSRDITEREHLKEENSVLRDQLLSESSFGGMIGRSPAMQPVFQMIRSTAPLDSTILITGESGTGKELVARELHGKSRRSGAPLVKINCAALPENLLESELFGFEKGAFTGALRERKGKFEQAHRGTLFLDEIGELPLSAQAKLLRVLQEKTVERIGGSREIQVDVRIVAATNRDLRQDVAAGQFREDLFYRLNVIPIELPPLRERLEDILPLAGVFLSRFATEMGRPELRLSREAKEALLSHRYPGNVRELKNAMERATALCTGDTLTIADLPAEFGHLVLPTQTATPLSSTAQGSVLSCKLDDREAELIEQALAATGNRRAEAARLLGISRKTLWKKMKRYQ
- a CDS encoding ammonia-forming cytochrome c nitrite reductase subunit c552; translation: MKMLRGCVVMAVAGVALAGAGCSPKKIEVSEVRPAIADGTVDPAEWGKLYPKQYQLWKQTSEPTPAGKSRYKKGWDVGEENPDKIDEYPFLALLYNGWAFGTEYKEPRGHFYMIQDQLEVDPGRYKAGGSCLTCKTPYAPTLQRQLGKDYFAKPYQEIRGKIPKGDQTLGVACIDCHDNRDMSLKISRGFTLGKGLEKLGVDQSKLTKQDLRTLACAQCHVTYSIPKDADMKSTDVFFPWDGSKWGGITIENIIKKLRSNKPSGEWTQSVTGFKLAFIRHPEFELFSNNSVHWQAGVTCADCHMPSTGEGKDKVSDHRIMSPLKNDLKACKQCHDESPAQMREKIFAIQDRVMSQFIRSGYATATDAKLFEMANKARAFGKKLDETLYAQAKDHYEEAFYRVVFIGAENSVGFHNPGEAQRVLGDAMSHAAAAERLLRELLVKAGVDVPAKVDLELAKYLNNRGVKKLMFKPEQEIKDPFAGK
- a CDS encoding InlB B-repeat-containing protein; protein product: MWFTTVLCFLVMTLAAPAAHAATIQLPRTGQTLCWDVAGTVIDCAGTGMDGETQIGHEWPSPRFTDNGNGTLTDTMTGLVWLQNANCFGIVTWQQALDAANSFASGPCGLADGSVAGAWRLPNRKEMLSISSQNVSDGGAWLNSQGFVNGQHTYYWTSDTDLNYSAAYKWIVHPVGAAYPESWNTDPPVLGRMVMLVRNPVQVTLTAAVTDGNGSITSPNPLTVAYGSAAAFTVAPDSGYLLAGNVSGTCQPGALSGNVYEVAAATADCSVNFSFTPQTYTVATSTTGSGTLTCTPSASATYGTAISCTATATPGNHVATVTVDGVTQATASGISYTYSFGALDADHTLAATFDLNNYQLTFAVDGSGSIIGSSNQNVDHGGTASAVTAVPATGSHFVNWTGNNGFATTTTNPLTVTNVSAGLVVTVHFALDTHLVTPGSPANGTLIPSSPQTVAYQGVTTFTLVPGTGYRVASATGCGGTLDGATYTTGPITDDCAISASFAPVLYTILTTSGSGGRIDCTPGYSVTYNGTVSCTALADTGYHIASVAVDAADQPAASGTSSYTYPFTEVTANHDLRVVFAVNTYTVNYTAGDHGTLTGTATQTVNYGGSTTAVTAVPATGYHFLGWIGGNGFSSTPNPLVLTGVTGNVTVTAGFGIDTHQITPLAAAHGGIAPATVQTAEYGTVASFTLSPDTGYRVASASGCGGVLTGATYATAPVTADCTIAVNFAAIFYPLTATCTDDMGTINCPAETVHGGSATCTMTPKAGFHLATLTDNGSDCLGQVANGSYALSGVTAAHTVAASFAANSYTLAEVQTAYRWMLGQVQLSDTDKGLFDVAPLGSDGRPAPDGTVDVADLIIMLRKLVGAVNW
- a CDS encoding Lcl C-terminal domain-containing protein; the encoded protein is MRAKNIDADVVNRRWMSVAAVVLLLALPLLREAGAGVVQLPKTGQKTCYDTSGAQVPCAGTRQDGELQMGLAPPSPRFTDHNDGTVTDNLTGLIWLKQANCFGPQLWMDAMSLAKNLQSGTCGLSDNSLAGDWRLPNILELESLVDISNINPALPTGHPFTSVQNTGYLSSTTNAFHPLRARYVYFPDGAVNGASKTTEPHFVWPVRGGR